The Aggregatilinea lenta genome includes a region encoding these proteins:
- a CDS encoding CHC2 zinc finger domain-containing protein, translated as MGNLDLELLRGLYDLNTIASQAIGKSIRNGSAYLCPFPHHAHHHNTPSFSVYPRRDGRLYFKCKGACGAYGDVVDFMGFMTLGAGYDAHNPEHVYTAARALGQRDLCPPRPMLKSERRALNPVYARLRAEEWAEALATCSPAQDYLEQRGVLSVARRFLLGYRYLPPENAKRTRRGQTYPPLPGHYISLPHRRDGTVHGIKLRRIDSHPDYVGMPEEALPLRYDALSGGRAIFFNFDQIAFQSGALFIPEGEFDMLLMVALGYMAGGDTAGASSMESFDETLRLATTYATPIFVEDPDEAGRKAAQRRLKWFGRGTIANARDRHDVGDLYAHGGPDAVRTWAEETIHASLGHQGTTLRERVFA; from the coding sequence ATGGGTAATCTGGACCTGGAGCTCCTGCGGGGGCTCTATGACCTCAACACCATCGCCTCACAGGCCATCGGCAAGTCCATACGGAACGGGTCAGCGTACCTCTGCCCGTTCCCGCACCACGCGCACCATCACAACACGCCGAGTTTCTCGGTCTACCCGCGGCGCGACGGCCGGCTGTACTTCAAGTGTAAGGGCGCCTGCGGGGCGTACGGCGACGTCGTCGACTTCATGGGCTTCATGACGCTCGGCGCCGGCTACGACGCGCACAATCCTGAGCACGTCTATACCGCCGCGCGGGCCCTGGGCCAGCGTGACCTGTGCCCGCCCAGGCCGATGCTGAAGTCGGAACGGCGCGCCCTCAACCCGGTCTACGCCCGGCTGCGCGCCGAGGAGTGGGCTGAGGCGCTGGCGACCTGCTCGCCGGCCCAAGACTATCTGGAACAGCGTGGTGTGCTCTCCGTAGCCCGGCGCTTTCTGCTGGGCTACCGCTATTTGCCGCCGGAAAACGCCAAGCGGACGCGGCGCGGACAGACCTACCCGCCGCTCCCGGGACACTACATCAGTCTCCCGCACCGCCGCGACGGGACCGTGCACGGCATCAAGCTGCGCCGCATCGACAGCCATCCAGATTATGTGGGTATGCCCGAAGAGGCCCTGCCGCTGCGTTATGATGCGCTGAGCGGGGGCCGGGCGATCTTCTTCAACTTCGACCAGATCGCCTTCCAATCTGGAGCGCTGTTCATCCCCGAAGGCGAGTTCGACATGCTGCTGATGGTGGCCCTGGGCTATATGGCCGGTGGTGACACGGCCGGGGCGAGCTCGATGGAGAGCTTCGACGAGACGTTACGCCTCGCGACCACCTACGCCACGCCGATCTTCGTCGAGGACCCGGATGAAGCCGGGAGGAAAGCCGCCCAGCGGCGCCTCAAGTGGTTCGGACGGGGCACCATCGCCAACGCTCGTGACCGCCACGACGTCGGCGATCTGTATGCACACGGCGGCCCGGACGCGGTGCGGACCTGGGCCGAGGAGACGATCCATGCAAGTCTGGGACATCAAGGAACGACGCTACGAGAACGGGTCTTTGCTTAG
- a CDS encoding single-stranded DNA-binding protein encodes MAGFQQTMIIGNVGRSPEMRFTQAGVAVCDFSVAVSRRWTDRATNEKREQTTWFRVTCWRNLAETCNQYVTKGMQVMVKGNIEASAYARQDGQPAASLELTAEEVQFLGARPENDARQEQGGFEQQADLPF; translated from the coding sequence ATGGCAGGCTTTCAGCAGACAATGATCATCGGTAACGTCGGGCGTTCACCGGAGATGCGTTTCACCCAGGCCGGTGTGGCCGTGTGCGACTTCAGCGTAGCGGTCTCCCGCCGCTGGACCGACCGCGCCACCAACGAGAAGCGCGAGCAGACCACCTGGTTCCGCGTGACGTGCTGGCGCAATCTGGCTGAGACGTGCAATCAGTACGTCACCAAGGGCATGCAAGTCATGGTCAAGGGCAACATCGAAGCCTCGGCCTACGCGCGCCAGGACGGTCAGCCCGCCGCGTCGCTCGAGCTCACCGCAGAAGAAGTCCAGTTCCTAGGTGCGCGCCCGGAAAACGACGCGCGCCAGGAGCAGGGCGGTTTCGAGCAGCAGGCAGATCTGCCCTTCTAG
- a CDS encoding ThiF family adenylyltransferase yields MNIGADQINLRSLALCSPEQLNSKFSTTDVIGCGGIGSSVVMALSKMGLQNIWVFDDDTLEPHNLGNQFLPYREYCEGNEYIFLGRNKVDAMEGLLVNLLPDIDTLHFEPERFTDQTPGSPLVIVTVDSMAARKAIWKHVFDNGVNTRYFIDARMGAQTLRVFTVDLLDGPNIDHYEDSLYDDDVAVEEPCTARGIVYTSMFAGAHVANIVKMLATGPQDAPWELNHLIEHNAVVTSPQRVQRNG; encoded by the coding sequence ATGAACATCGGCGCAGACCAAATCAATCTGCGCAGCCTCGCTCTCTGTTCGCCTGAACAACTCAACTCGAAGTTCTCTACTACCGACGTGATTGGCTGCGGCGGGATCGGGTCGAGTGTTGTCATGGCGCTGTCAAAGATGGGGCTGCAAAACATCTGGGTGTTCGACGACGATACGCTCGAACCCCACAACCTGGGCAACCAGTTCCTGCCCTACCGCGAGTACTGCGAAGGCAACGAATACATTTTCCTGGGCAGGAATAAAGTCGACGCGATGGAGGGCCTGCTGGTCAACCTGCTGCCCGACATCGACACGCTGCACTTCGAGCCGGAGCGGTTCACCGACCAGACCCCTGGTAGTCCGCTGGTCATCGTCACGGTCGACTCGATGGCCGCGCGTAAGGCCATCTGGAAGCACGTGTTCGACAACGGCGTCAACACCCGCTACTTCATCGACGCCCGCATGGGCGCCCAGACGCTGCGCGTGTTCACCGTCGACCTGCTGGACGGACCGAACATCGACCACTACGAGGACTCGCTGTACGACGACGACGTGGCCGTCGAGGAGCCCTGCACCGCACGCGGCATCGTCTATACCTCGATGTTCGCCGGGGCGCACGTGGCGAACATCGTGAAAATGCTGGCAACCGGCCCGCAGGACGCGCCCTGGGAGCTGAACCACCTGATCGAGCACAACGCGGTGGTGACCTCGCCCCAGCGCGTGCAGCGCAATGGGTAA
- a CDS encoding FmdB family zinc ribbon protein, with protein sequence MPTYTYRCDCCGLERDIRRGFDQDESPAFCPDPDCDGRLHRIFAVPAVIYRGNGWYAKDHKEKPHDES encoded by the coding sequence ATGCCAACCTACACCTACCGCTGCGACTGCTGTGGGCTGGAACGCGACATTCGCCGGGGATTCGATCAAGATGAGTCCCCGGCGTTTTGCCCCGACCCGGACTGCGACGGGCGCTTGCATCGCATCTTCGCCGTCCCGGCGGTCATCTACCGCGGCAACGGGTGGTACGCGAAGGATCACAAGGAGAAACCCCATGACGAGTCTTGA
- a CDS encoding nucleoside 2-deoxyribosyltransferase — MPSVYLAGPIKGLSYADSTDWRDFVCQMLPQAITPLSPMRYKQYLNAEHSLDDAYEHPLSTAQGIVARDRFDVMRCDMVLAFLAGAPVASIGTMIEFGWADAYRKPIVAVMTAQDVHWHAMVRELSGFVVEDLKSAMDIIAAILLPER; from the coding sequence ATGCCCAGCGTTTATCTTGCCGGCCCGATCAAGGGCCTGTCGTACGCAGACAGCACCGACTGGCGCGACTTCGTGTGTCAGATGTTGCCCCAGGCCATCACGCCGCTCTCGCCGATGCGCTACAAACAGTACCTGAATGCCGAGCACAGCCTCGACGACGCCTATGAGCACCCGCTCTCGACTGCTCAGGGCATCGTCGCGCGCGATCGTTTTGACGTCATGCGCTGCGACATGGTGCTGGCCTTCCTGGCCGGTGCGCCAGTGGCCTCCATCGGCACCATGATCGAGTTCGGCTGGGCGGATGCTTATCGCAAGCCCATCGTGGCCGTGATGACGGCACAGGACGTGCACTGGCATGCCATGGTACGCGAGCTATCGGGCTTCGTCGTCGAGGACCTGAAGAGCGCGATGGACATCATCGCCGCCATCCTGCTCCCGGAGCGGTAG
- a CDS encoding DnaB-like helicase C-terminal domain-containing protein, producing MPSLPADPYAEMQLIGAILRDPHHSMLQIAGEGLITQQDIHMAEHDLIMQSIFALNADGRTISVDSVASWLNGRGNLEAAGGYNYVASLVEHAGDLEEAADLVMQAAVRRQLLFFGAGVTAKAADEARPVDDVIDELEQGLIELRRRRRQRVVPIGAIAQLFRERINRQRAGTWGAPRRVGVRQIDDILGPMEDNEFLIVGGRPGDGKSTFLKWAAYQTAIAPAPEDRRGVYIADFEEGEAVVTMHFVAMISGISTTLLKNATQLSEEQLQAVMDALDILSGAPLFVDSIAGCTPAIYKSKVLDAIQQCDSEFGVPLAWHGADYIQLMVGQGESSVATNTFISHQMRALCQPDKLGLPALCSAQLSRAPVGSNGAPREYVISDLRETGALEQDASIIVFPVRPWLLSPPADETVRRLEENVEAGGRTSRQWLAEPIQWKVAKNRNGGTGKTDLLVWHRDTGRYEEDERVHDMA from the coding sequence ATGCCTAGTCTCCCCGCTGATCCGTATGCTGAGATGCAGCTCATTGGCGCCATCCTTCGCGACCCGCACCACAGCATGCTTCAGATCGCCGGCGAGGGGCTTATCACCCAGCAAGACATCCACATGGCCGAGCATGACCTGATCATGCAATCCATCTTCGCCCTGAACGCCGACGGACGCACCATCTCGGTCGATTCAGTGGCGTCCTGGCTGAACGGACGCGGCAACCTGGAGGCGGCGGGTGGCTATAACTACGTCGCCTCTCTGGTCGAGCACGCCGGCGACCTCGAGGAAGCCGCGGACCTGGTGATGCAGGCGGCAGTGCGCCGCCAGCTCCTGTTCTTCGGTGCTGGCGTCACGGCCAAGGCCGCCGACGAAGCGCGGCCCGTCGACGACGTGATCGACGAGCTGGAGCAGGGCCTGATCGAGCTGCGGCGTCGCCGCCGGCAGCGAGTTGTTCCGATTGGGGCTATCGCCCAGTTGTTCCGGGAGCGTATCAATCGGCAGCGCGCGGGCACGTGGGGCGCGCCACGTCGCGTCGGCGTGCGGCAGATTGACGACATCCTGGGCCCGATGGAGGACAACGAGTTCCTCATCGTCGGGGGGCGACCGGGGGATGGCAAGTCCACGTTCCTCAAGTGGGCGGCTTACCAGACGGCGATTGCGCCCGCGCCTGAAGACCGGCGCGGGGTCTACATCGCCGACTTCGAGGAAGGCGAGGCCGTGGTGACGATGCACTTCGTCGCCATGATCTCAGGCATCTCGACGACGCTGCTGAAAAACGCCACCCAGCTCAGCGAGGAGCAGCTCCAGGCCGTCATGGACGCCCTGGACATCCTCAGCGGCGCGCCGCTGTTCGTCGACTCGATTGCCGGCTGTACGCCTGCGATCTATAAGTCAAAAGTACTGGATGCGATCCAACAGTGCGACAGCGAGTTCGGTGTCCCGCTCGCCTGGCACGGGGCCGATTACATCCAGCTCATGGTGGGGCAGGGCGAGTCAAGCGTCGCCACCAACACCTTCATCTCGCATCAAATGCGAGCGCTGTGCCAACCAGACAAGCTGGGTCTGCCAGCGTTATGCTCCGCGCAGCTCTCGCGCGCACCGGTCGGATCGAACGGGGCGCCGCGTGAGTACGTCATCTCCGATCTGCGTGAGACGGGCGCGCTGGAGCAAGACGCGTCGATCATCGTGTTCCCCGTTCGTCCCTGGCTGCTCAGCCCGCCGGCTGACGAAACCGTGCGCCGGCTGGAGGAGAACGTCGAGGCCGGGGGACGCACATCACGCCAGTGGCTCGCCGAGCCAATCCAGTGGAAGGTCGCCAAGAACCGCAACGGCGGCACGGGTAAGACGGACCTGCTCGTCTGGCATCGCGATACGGGACGCTACGAGGAGGACGAGAGAGTCCATGACATGGCCTAA
- a CDS encoding AAA family ATPase: protein MSMLNLFQPAQESQTRLRLAITGATGRGKTLTMLKVLSAMMRFKAEEEGLETVPKFAVLDTEGFSASKYKYEEGVGPFDVLPMPFTGAKYAGHHPLNYVHVIEMAGQHYAALGIDSLSHEWFGKDGSLQLVDKYTLASKSKNSYTEGWGKVTPWHTTLIETLLGSPLHICATMRSKQDYVLENNKPRKVGLGPIQRDGTDYEFDIVADMREVAVAAIDKTRCSRLRDGVFQEPGEDLARILWDWITSGEADHGLEEAQARIAAKIAEARAKAPASPATTPESHDDHTYGALLTELVTTRKAFRSKPEVDKWLAETFGGEFDAAQWDEYMAASANGVH from the coding sequence ATGAGCATGCTCAATCTGTTCCAACCGGCCCAGGAGAGCCAGACTCGCCTGCGGCTGGCAATCACCGGCGCGACGGGACGTGGCAAGACGCTCACCATGCTCAAAGTCCTGAGCGCGATGATGCGTTTCAAGGCCGAAGAAGAGGGCCTCGAGACCGTGCCGAAGTTCGCCGTGCTCGACACGGAAGGCTTCTCGGCGTCGAAGTACAAGTACGAGGAAGGCGTGGGGCCGTTCGACGTGCTGCCCATGCCGTTTACCGGCGCGAAGTACGCGGGTCACCACCCGCTGAATTACGTGCACGTCATCGAGATGGCCGGGCAGCACTACGCCGCGCTCGGCATCGACTCGCTGTCGCACGAGTGGTTCGGCAAGGACGGGTCACTCCAGCTCGTGGACAAGTACACGCTGGCGTCGAAGTCCAAGAACAGCTACACCGAAGGCTGGGGCAAGGTGACACCCTGGCACACGACTCTGATCGAGACGCTGCTCGGCTCGCCGCTGCACATCTGCGCGACCATGCGCAGCAAGCAGGACTACGTCCTGGAGAACAACAAGCCGCGTAAGGTTGGCCTGGGGCCCATCCAGCGCGATGGCACCGACTACGAGTTCGACATCGTGGCCGACATGCGCGAGGTGGCCGTGGCCGCCATCGACAAGACTCGCTGCTCGCGCTTGCGCGATGGCGTGTTCCAAGAGCCGGGCGAGGACCTGGCGCGTATCCTGTGGGACTGGATCACGTCGGGCGAAGCCGACCACGGCCTCGAGGAAGCGCAGGCCAGGATCGCAGCCAAAATCGCCGAGGCTCGCGCCAAGGCGCCCGCCTCACCGGCGACCACGCCCGAGAGCCACGACGATCATACCTACGGCGCGCTGCTGACCGAGCTGGTCACCACCCGCAAGGCGTTCCGCTCCAAGCCGGAAGTCGACAAGTGGCTGGCCGAGACGTTCGGCGGCGAGTTCGATGCGGCCCAGTGGGACGAGTACATGGCTGCGTCAGCCAACGGGGTCCATTAA
- a CDS encoding PD-(D/E)XK nuclease family protein, which yields MNTLCLDSGQTLDWSDCLSCAATGTQPCGWDYALLRATRDHQARVRTGIHVSDVKDCPRRAILEKTLPEPAIYPSESEIVLIGTAVHALTEHNDHEVWTDVPVIGTFGGHVLIGTADAYYFKLGRLVDYKTTRRISKDKLPYGAHEDQVRIYAMMMRQMGLAVNSAAIQYIDMMGPARCPYCKTGKLIPGQVIYTCQNCGREWDAGKSSIHSGAVSYEVDLDGLDVLSVEVTDRLEHLNEALASGRVPAGDPSWLCQYCQFHGDCPDALT from the coding sequence ATGAACACCCTCTGTCTTGACAGCGGGCAGACGCTCGACTGGAGCGACTGCCTGAGCTGTGCCGCCACCGGCACCCAGCCCTGTGGCTGGGACTACGCCCTGCTGCGCGCAACACGCGACCATCAAGCGCGGGTGCGCACAGGGATTCACGTCTCGGACGTAAAGGACTGTCCGCGGCGCGCGATCCTGGAGAAAACGCTCCCGGAGCCCGCGATCTACCCGTCCGAGAGCGAGATCGTGCTCATCGGCACGGCGGTGCACGCGCTGACCGAACACAACGACCACGAAGTCTGGACCGACGTGCCGGTCATCGGCACCTTCGGCGGACACGTGCTCATTGGCACAGCCGACGCGTACTACTTCAAACTGGGCCGCCTCGTCGACTACAAGACGACGCGGCGCATCAGCAAGGATAAGCTGCCTTACGGGGCCCACGAGGATCAGGTTCGGATTTACGCCATGATGATGCGCCAGATGGGGCTGGCGGTCAACAGCGCGGCGATCCAGTACATCGACATGATGGGACCTGCCCGGTGCCCGTACTGCAAGACCGGCAAGCTGATTCCTGGGCAGGTAATTTACACCTGCCAAAACTGCGGACGTGAGTGGGATGCGGGCAAGTCGTCCATCCACTCCGGCGCAGTATCGTATGAGGTCGACCTCGACGGCCTGGATGTTCTCTCTGTGGAAGTGACAGACCGGCTCGAACACCTCAATGAAGCCCTCGCCTCCGGCCGTGTGCCGGCAGGTGACCCGTCTTGGCTCTGCCAGTATTGTCAGTTTCATGGAGACTGCCCGGATGCACTCACTTAA